The DNA sequence CCTCGACGGCCCGGGCACCCCGCCGCCGACGACCCCGACGACGCCGACCACCCCCACGACGCCGACGACCCCGCCCACCACGACCACCCCGCCGACGACGACCACGCCGCCGCCGACCCAGGGTGACTTGCCGAAGCACGTCCTCACCGGCTACTGGCAGAACTTCTACAACGGCGCGAAGGCGCTGAAGCTGGCGGACGTCCCGACGAAGTACAACATCATCGCCGTGTCGTTCGCGGACGCCACCGGCTCGCCGGGCGCGGTCAGCTTCACGCTCGACTCCGGTCTGTCTTCGCAGCTCGGCGGCTACACGGACGCGCAGTTCAAGGCCGACGTCAAGACGGTCCAGGCGCGCGGCCAGAAGGTCATCATCAGCGTCGGCGGCCAGAACGGCACGATCAGCGTCGGCGACTCGACCTCGGCGAACAACTTCGCGAACAGCGTCAAGTCGCTGATCGCGAACTACGGCTTCGACGGCGTCGACATCGACCTCGAGAACGGCATCAACGCCACCTACATGGGCCAGGCGCTGCGCAGCATCTACAACGGCGGCGGCAAGGTCATCACGATGGCGCCGCAGACGATCGACATGCAGTCCACCCAGGGCGGCTACTTCCAGCTGGCGCTGGGCATCAAGGACATCCTGACGGTCGTCAACATGCAGTACTACAACTCCGGCACCATGCTCGGCTGCAACGGCAGCGTCTACGCGCAGGGCACGGTCGACTTCCTGACCGCGCTGGCCTGCATCCAGCTGCAGGGCGGCCTGCGCGCCGACCAGGTCGGGCTCGGGCTGCCGGCGTCGTCGCAGGCGGCGGGCGGTGGCTACCAGGCACCGGCCAACACGGTCTCGGCGCTGAACTGCCTGGCCAAGGGCACGTCGTGCGGCTCGTTCAAGCCGTCGGCGACCTACCCGGCGATCCGCGGCGCGATGACGTGGTCGATCAACTGGGACGCGTCGAACGGCTACGCGTTCGCCAACACGGTCTCGGCCGGGCTCGCGGGCCTGCCGTAACCGTTCTCGCCATGAAGGGGCCCTTCCGGACCAGGTCCGGAAGGGCCCCTTCATGACACCCCCAGCCGGGCGCGCGCCGTCCCCCACGGCACCCGCGCCTGCGCCGCCTACACTGCCGGACGAGGTGTGTGCGAACGTTGCGGAAACGTGGAATCCGCAGGTCGGGGAGGGAGTGCGGTGATCAGGTACAGCGTGCTCGGCACCCTCGAAGCCGAGTCCGGCGGCGCTCTCCTCGACGTCGGTCACGCGCGGCGGCGGTACGTGCTCGCGGCG is a window from the Amycolatopsis sp. cg9 genome containing:
- a CDS encoding chitinase, with product MVPKVRIALLSLLSVVTLSLGVTFVLAGSASAANILANPGFEAGTSGWTCTTAPTAVSTPVHSGSRALSASPSSSDNAQCSQTLTVSANTAYKLSAWVQGSYVYLGVSGSATTSTWTPGTSGYQQLSLNFTTGSSTSLTVYLHGWYGQPTYYADDVSLDGPGTPPPTTPTTPTTPTTPTTPPTTTTPPTTTTPPPTQGDLPKHVLTGYWQNFYNGAKALKLADVPTKYNIIAVSFADATGSPGAVSFTLDSGLSSQLGGYTDAQFKADVKTVQARGQKVIISVGGQNGTISVGDSTSANNFANSVKSLIANYGFDGVDIDLENGINATYMGQALRSIYNGGGKVITMAPQTIDMQSTQGGYFQLALGIKDILTVVNMQYYNSGTMLGCNGSVYAQGTVDFLTALACIQLQGGLRADQVGLGLPASSQAAGGGYQAPANTVSALNCLAKGTSCGSFKPSATYPAIRGAMTWSINWDASNGYAFANTVSAGLAGLP